Proteins from one Oscillatoria nigro-viridis PCC 7112 genomic window:
- a CDS encoding NUDIX domain-containing protein, giving the protein MTYRNPAPTVDIIIELADRPHRPIVLVERRNIPYGWAIPGGFVDYGEAVETAAKREALEETSLNVELIEQFYVYSDPNRDAREHTISIVFLASATGEPQAADDAKNLQVFESWQIPDRLCFDHDRILRDYWRYRHYGLRPRL; this is encoded by the coding sequence ATGACTTATCGAAATCCCGCTCCTACAGTTGATATTATCATCGAATTAGCCGATCGCCCGCATCGGCCGATCGTGCTCGTCGAACGCCGCAATATTCCCTACGGCTGGGCGATTCCCGGCGGCTTTGTCGATTACGGGGAAGCGGTAGAAACGGCGGCCAAACGCGAAGCTTTAGAAGAAACTAGCTTGAATGTAGAATTAATTGAGCAATTTTACGTTTATTCAGACCCCAATCGCGACGCCCGCGAACACACAATCAGTATTGTATTCTTGGCTTCTGCAACCGGGGAACCTCAAGCCGCCGACGATGCTAAAAATTTACAAGTTTTTGAATCTTGGCAGATTCCCGATCGATTGTGTTTCGATCACGATCGCATTTTACGAGATTATTGGCGTTACCGTCATTATGGATTGCGTCCGCGTTTGTAG
- a CDS encoding NAD(P)H-dependent glycerol-3-phosphate dehydrogenase translates to MTILTILGGGAWGSALANLGGKKGSRVNLWSRSSSVNLESVITGADVVVSAVSMKGVGATVDRLLALELSPSTIIVTVTKGLDPASTRTPSQIWQNAFPNNSIVVLSGPNLSEEIQQGLPAATVAASLDLAAAKQVQNIYSSDIFRVYVNEDPLGTELGGTLKNVFAIAAGVCDGLQLGTNAKSALLTRALPEMIRVGVRLGARAETFYGLSGLGDLLATCNSPLSRNYRVGFGLAKGKSLEQILQELQSTAEGVNTTNVLIDLANQRGIEVPVSRQVYRLLNGEITPEQAVLSLMERTLKPE, encoded by the coding sequence ATGACAATCTTGACAATATTAGGCGGAGGTGCTTGGGGTTCTGCCTTGGCAAATCTGGGAGGCAAAAAAGGATCTCGAGTTAATTTGTGGTCGCGCAGCAGTTCTGTTAATCTAGAGTCTGTGATAACGGGTGCGGATGTTGTTGTTTCCGCAGTTTCGATGAAAGGAGTTGGAGCAACGGTCGATCGACTGCTTGCCTTAGAGTTAAGTCCCAGTACAATTATAGTTACCGTCACCAAAGGTTTAGACCCCGCGAGCACGCGCACTCCGTCTCAAATTTGGCAAAATGCCTTTCCTAACAATTCAATAGTCGTACTTTCGGGCCCTAATCTTTCCGAAGAAATTCAGCAAGGATTGCCGGCTGCAACGGTAGCGGCGAGTTTGGATTTAGCGGCGGCCAAGCAAGTGCAAAATATTTACAGTTCAGATATTTTTCGGGTTTATGTGAATGAAGACCCGCTGGGGACTGAGTTAGGTGGAACTTTGAAAAATGTATTTGCGATCGCCGCCGGTGTTTGCGACGGTTTACAATTAGGAACTAATGCTAAATCTGCTTTGCTGACTCGCGCTTTGCCGGAAATGATTCGGGTGGGAGTTCGTTTGGGAGCTCGCGCCGAAACTTTTTACGGTTTGTCTGGTTTGGGAGATTTGCTCGCTACTTGCAACAGTCCTTTATCGCGCAATTATCGGGTTGGTTTCGGATTGGCTAAAGGTAAATCTTTAGAGCAAATTTTGCAGGAATTGCAGAGCACTGCTGAGGGAGTCAATACTACTAATGTGTTGATTGATTTGGCTAATCAACGCGGCATTGAAGTGCCTGTTTCCCGTCAAGTTTACCGCTTGTTGAATGGGGAAATTACTCCCGAACAAGCTGTTTTATCGCTGATGGAACGCACTTTGAAACCGGAGTAA
- a CDS encoding type II toxin-antitoxin system RelE family toxin, translating to MAKLDGLQTVLDFLKGLQPKIAAQIAKKVLALNVDPLPNDSKQLIGYPGYYRVDSGEYRIIYSFNPEEDLVEIILVGKRNDDEVYKKLERLF from the coding sequence ATGGCGAAACTTGATGGTTTACAAACAGTTCTCGACTTTCTCAAGGGTTTGCAACCTAAAATAGCGGCTCAAATTGCTAAAAAAGTGTTAGCGCTGAATGTCGATCCTTTACCCAATGATAGCAAGCAATTAATCGGATATCCGGGTTATTATCGGGTAGATAGTGGCGAGTATCGGATTATTTACAGCTTTAATCCCGAAGAAGATTTGGTAGAAATCATTCTAGTTGGTAAGCGTAACGATGATGAAGTGTACAAAAAATTAGAGCGCCTTTTTTAA
- a CDS encoding type II toxin-antitoxin system Phd/YefM family antitoxin, translated as MQSYTLAEVCNPQGTVFNRAAVEPVLLTDKSQPSHVIMSADAYQRLIERLMELEDMLLGSSAKSALSQSQMVGTKTFVETLQQLANGET; from the coding sequence ATGCAAAGTTACACCCTCGCAGAAGTATGTAATCCACAGGGGACAGTCTTTAACCGAGCTGCTGTGGAGCCAGTTTTACTCACAGATAAATCGCAGCCCAGCCACGTAATTATGTCCGCTGATGCCTATCAGCGCTTGATAGAGCGTCTGATGGAATTAGAAGATATGCTTTTAGGTTCATCAGCAAAATCTGCCCTTAGTCAGTCTCAAATGGTTGGTACTAAAACCTTTGTAGAAACACTACAACAACTGGCAAATGGCGAAACTTGA
- a CDS encoding small RNA NsiR4-regulated ssr1528 family protein, with protein sequence MSSETNSAAQSTTGADAIDVAIASGIDFDGTPIPQAKLDLYKQVMGLEAGRQRSGVSNTMRSRIVRIGVKHIGQEELDKMLVAANFAPLKEKEIAFYYGGK encoded by the coding sequence ATGTCTTCAGAAACAAACTCAGCGGCTCAATCTACAACTGGTGCAGATGCGATCGATGTTGCGATCGCCTCTGGAATCGACTTTGACGGCACTCCGATTCCGCAAGCAAAATTAGACCTCTACAAGCAAGTGATGGGATTAGAAGCCGGCAGACAGCGCAGTGGCGTGTCAAATACCATGCGATCGCGCATTGTCCGAATCGGTGTCAAACACATCGGACAAGAGGAACTGGATAAAATGCTGGTGGCGGCCAACTTTGCACCGCTGAAAGAGAAAGAAATCGCTTTTTATTACGGCGGTAAATAG
- a CDS encoding SNF2-related protein gives MNLTDYPWRISYSSNENNPIADFYIPALECALQYDRKSGFFNSAILSKVAQGLGAMLHNQGRMRLIMGCQFSPQDLQAIQQGYALRDAVTMRLDTDLQPPQTFAQLKHFEILSWLIQNSYLDIKIAVPLKSNGLPIDTASLLDRQHIFHEKVGIFTDCNGAQLAFSGSNNESLSGWESNVESFHVYCAWEGGRDAERVSEEIFRFEQLWNNLSPNVRVFEVPEAVKNKLLKYAPSSKPVWNRESEFNAPLPPRAGLFRGNHGGMGGHGGTAPTKPSVGAVPPCPPCPELSADYAKFEPLLNLYASPSCLDYCLKSVPIKPWPHQIKILRRVAANFPKSFLIADEVGLGKTIETGLILRYLLVSQKVKRVLILAPASIQPQWHEELREKFNLHFWSYSKGELKNAYGERSQSGEENIWNSQNLILASSHLVRRSDRAKQLLDAQPWDLVILDEAHHARRQSPQNRKETPNRLLQLMQQLREKSRSLLLLSATPMQIDAIEVFDLLQLLGMRGHWSYGENFCNYFSTLSDKPDRQTLNFWQQMSVDYFQQGGSPCARLQEYLQKGDRLLYYKLRDVWEKNQRFNPKQVAEDTDFIAASRQYLTVNTPLKDLMFRHTRDTLRQYYQRGLLDRDIPHRAVRDNAISLENNREVPLYLAVSNYVRHFYNLAQKDNRKALGFLMTLYRKRLTSSFYAIRESLQRRLEGISITEDDFNDLDDADDVILAGMESYFEPADPEEIKYLEDLLYQFENTGEDSKLSHFITILRQELIQRESAIVFTQYTDTMDYLRTALQQLYGAQIACYSGRGGELYQNGEWRTFPKEQIKTKFREGIIKILLCTESASEGLNLQTCGVLINYDMPWNPMRVEQRIGRLDRIGQIYDTVRIHNFYYDGTVEAKVYKKLRDRIDAFQTVVGNLQPILATVPTFIEQAVMSADPEEEGVLLGEFDRVLDAPPPGPALDEMVAMDVESDLQEIRQPLQPTSLFPETIENFFVNSLILKQIGATFDRSENRTWQLNYKSRDYAVTFYPDIFDENASLQLMSFGNPLFEEMLNAIAPRPNCA, from the coding sequence ATGAATTTAACAGATTATCCCTGGCGGATTAGCTATTCTAGCAACGAAAATAACCCGATCGCCGATTTCTACATTCCCGCGCTAGAATGTGCTCTACAGTACGATCGCAAATCCGGCTTTTTCAACAGCGCCATCCTCAGTAAAGTAGCGCAGGGATTGGGCGCGATGCTGCACAATCAAGGGCGGATGCGGTTAATCATGGGCTGTCAATTCAGCCCGCAAGACTTGCAAGCAATCCAACAAGGTTACGCCCTCCGAGATGCAGTTACCATGCGCCTCGATACCGATTTGCAGCCGCCCCAAACCTTCGCCCAACTCAAACATTTTGAAATTCTCAGTTGGCTGATTCAAAACAGTTATCTCGATATTAAAATCGCCGTTCCCCTCAAATCTAACGGCTTACCAATAGATACTGCAAGTTTACTCGATCGGCAGCATATTTTTCACGAAAAAGTCGGCATTTTTACCGACTGTAACGGCGCGCAATTAGCTTTTAGCGGTTCCAATAACGAATCTCTCAGCGGTTGGGAAAGCAACGTTGAATCTTTCCACGTTTATTGTGCTTGGGAAGGCGGTCGAGATGCTGAACGAGTTTCTGAAGAGATTTTTCGGTTTGAACAGTTGTGGAACAATTTATCGCCGAATGTGCGCGTTTTTGAAGTGCCGGAAGCGGTGAAAAATAAGCTGCTAAAATACGCGCCCAGCAGTAAACCTGTGTGGAATCGGGAGTCAGAATTCAACGCCCCCCTACCCCCAAGGGCAGGGCTGTTTCGGGGCAACCACGGGGGGATGGGCGGGCACGGGGGCACCGCCCCTACAAAACCTTCCGTAGGGGCGGTGCCCCCGTGCCCGCCCTGCCCTGAATTATCCGCAGATTATGCTAAATTTGAACCGCTTCTCAATTTGTACGCTTCGCCGAGTTGTCTCGATTATTGTTTGAAATCGGTTCCGATCAAGCCTTGGCCGCATCAGATTAAGATACTGCGTAGAGTTGCGGCAAATTTTCCGAAAAGTTTCTTAATTGCGGATGAGGTTGGATTGGGAAAAACCATCGAAACTGGGTTGATTCTGCGTTATTTGCTTGTCAGCCAAAAAGTTAAGCGCGTGTTAATTTTAGCACCAGCCAGCATTCAGCCGCAATGGCACGAAGAATTGCGCGAAAAATTTAATCTGCATTTTTGGAGTTACAGCAAAGGTGAATTAAAAAATGCGTATGGGGAGAGGAGTCAGTCAGGGGAAGAGAATATTTGGAATTCCCAAAATCTGATTTTAGCATCATCTCATTTAGTCCGTCGGAGCGATCGCGCAAAACAGCTTTTAGACGCGCAGCCGTGGGATTTGGTGATTCTGGATGAAGCGCATCACGCCCGCCGCCAAAGCCCGCAAAACCGCAAGGAAACTCCGAATCGGTTGTTACAGTTAATGCAGCAGTTGCGAGAAAAAAGTCGATCGCTCTTATTATTATCCGCCACGCCGATGCAGATTGACGCGATCGAAGTTTTCGATTTATTGCAACTTCTCGGAATGCGAGGACATTGGTCTTACGGCGAGAATTTCTGCAATTATTTTAGCACGCTGTCCGACAAGCCCGATCGCCAAACCTTGAATTTTTGGCAGCAGATGTCTGTGGATTACTTCCAGCAAGGGGGTTCGCCCTGTGCTCGGTTGCAGGAATATCTCCAAAAGGGCGATCGGCTACTATATTATAAACTGAGAGATGTCTGGGAAAAAAATCAGCGATTCAACCCAAAACAAGTTGCTGAAGACACGGATTTTATCGCCGCTTCCCGCCAATATTTGACAGTGAATACTCCCCTCAAAGATTTGATGTTCCGCCACACCCGCGACACTTTGCGCCAATACTATCAGCGGGGATTGTTGGATCGCGATATTCCCCACCGCGCAGTCAGAGACAATGCGATTAGTTTAGAAAATAACCGCGAAGTGCCGCTTTATCTCGCCGTCAGCAATTACGTGCGCCACTTTTACAATCTAGCGCAAAAAGACAACCGCAAAGCGTTAGGTTTTTTGATGACTCTTTACCGCAAACGCCTGACAAGTTCCTTTTATGCGATTCGCGAATCCTTGCAGCGCCGCCTCGAAGGAATTAGCATTACTGAGGATGATTTCAACGATTTAGATGATGCGGATGATGTGATTTTGGCAGGGATGGAATCTTATTTTGAACCAGCAGATCCTGAAGAAATTAAATATTTAGAAGATTTGCTGTATCAATTCGAGAATACTGGCGAAGATAGCAAGCTTTCGCATTTTATCACAATTTTGCGTCAAGAGCTAATCCAGCGCGAAAGTGCGATCGTCTTCACGCAGTACACCGACACAATGGATTATCTCAGAACTGCTTTACAACAATTATATGGTGCTCAGATTGCTTGCTATTCCGGGCGCGGCGGAGAGTTGTATCAAAATGGCGAATGGCGAACTTTTCCGAAAGAACAAATCAAAACCAAATTCCGAGAAGGAATCATCAAAATTTTACTTTGTACCGAATCCGCATCGGAAGGGCTAAATTTGCAAACTTGCGGCGTTTTAATCAACTACGATATGCCTTGGAATCCCATGCGAGTCGAACAGCGCATCGGCAGACTCGATCGCATCGGCCAGATTTATGATACCGTCAGAATACACAATTTTTACTATGACGGAACGGTAGAGGCGAAGGTTTACAAGAAATTGCGCGATCGCATTGATGCTTTTCAAACCGTAGTCGGCAATTTGCAACCGATTCTCGCAACAGTTCCCACTTTCATCGAACAGGCTGTGATGAGTGCAGATCCCGAAGAAGAGGGCGTTTTGTTGGGAGAGTTCGATCGAGTATTAGACGCGCCGCCTCCCGGCCCGGCCCTCGATGAAATGGTAGCGATGGATGTAGAATCAGACTTGCAAGAAATCCGTCAACCTCTGCAGCCGACTTCTCTGTTTCCTGAAACCATCGAAAATTTTTTTGTCAATTCTTTGATTTTAAAGCAGATTGGCGCTACATTCGATCGCTCTGAAAATCGCACTTGGCAGCTTAACTATAAAAGTCGCGATTATGCTGTAACATTTTACCCCGATATCTTTGACGAAAATGCTTCGCTGCAATTGATGAGTTTTGGCAATCCGTTGTTTGAAGAAATGCTCAATGCGATCGCCCCCCGGCCAAACTGTGCTTAA
- a CDS encoding DUF1156 domain-containing protein codes for MRPHLFIEKIMPVNLLNEQVYYEHGGNPFKGLHRWYSRKPLSFSRASVLGSILPADISLEEFEYLLGLEPGKEIKLYKTPPSSVRIKKVHDYCEKVWGNRTPTILDAFAGGGSIPFEAARYGLNVLASDLNPVAVVTMKAAMEYPLKFGPDLQEDIDKWVQWVGDEAEKRLAEFFPSLPGETVQNYLWAHTVVCPSCQSVVPLSPNWWLYKRPEKQNLHKWCAVKPIPNLEQKRLDFELVKGKKGKDTTIKTDAGEYDPNTLSTLSRAVGKCCNCNAVITEQEIKLYTSVNNFGHQLYAVAYKKNQSVLEFRIPANLDFYGLQKAQDYLNQTYAEFIIKGLIPNEATSTDLHNSPGNYDYGLRKYEDLFNSRQLLTLVTYVEIINEAKALLQAEYEPEKVEAISTYLALVLDRCIDHNSRLSGWHSSRAVVDRASKTHALNLTWNYPEISGTGELWNWCADAFVSEYKSLCALFGTKPHSTGLPGIEKYDPKTILINAASADSLYHIPENSVHAIITDPPYYSTIPYADLSDFFYVWMKRTLGDIFPDLFWSELTEKAREAVANPFRFRNMGASPDELAKQDYEAKMALAFSEYYRVLRDDGVMTVQFNHKESGAWDVLTKSLIDAGFEITASWAVSTENPQNLHQAQKNSVSSTVLLVCRKRDTNAAQAWWDDLRPEVANLVEQRAPEFEANDIKGIDLYLSAFGPALNVFSRSYPILNSSGEEVRPEVAFAEARKAIANYRFRKLAQTDTAGFDALTQWYFLAWDAFGAVEFPFDEARQLALAVGGFNVVDLAKVYKLIDSTSGTCKLLTPKQRLKKSAFSVNPQDFSITYLVDGLHAIIGLYQEDGDIQIVREFMKKTALTDNENFMRAIEVALKVIPRIGDEKKRIPEEKALLDLWLAMDEIKAKVVYQQMEIPFEGQLSLDLG; via the coding sequence ATGCGCCCTCACCTCTTCATCGAGAAAATCATGCCCGTAAATCTGCTCAACGAGCAGGTTTATTACGAACACGGCGGCAATCCATTTAAAGGATTGCATCGCTGGTATTCGCGCAAACCTTTATCGTTTTCTCGCGCTTCGGTGTTGGGGTCGATTTTACCCGCAGATATCTCTTTAGAAGAGTTTGAATATTTGCTGGGATTGGAACCGGGGAAGGAAATTAAACTCTACAAAACTCCCCCGTCTTCGGTGCGAATTAAAAAGGTTCATGACTATTGCGAGAAGGTGTGGGGGAATCGCACGCCGACAATTTTAGATGCGTTTGCGGGTGGGGGAAGCATTCCGTTTGAGGCGGCGCGGTACGGGTTGAATGTGTTGGCGTCGGATCTCAATCCGGTGGCGGTGGTGACGATGAAGGCGGCGATGGAATATCCGCTGAAATTTGGCCCGGATTTGCAGGAGGATATTGATAAATGGGTGCAATGGGTGGGGGATGAAGCCGAGAAAAGATTAGCTGAGTTTTTCCCATCTTTACCGGGGGAAACCGTGCAGAATTATTTGTGGGCTCATACGGTGGTTTGTCCGAGTTGTCAGTCGGTTGTGCCGCTGAGTCCGAATTGGTGGTTGTACAAGCGCCCGGAAAAGCAGAATTTACATAAATGGTGTGCGGTGAAACCCATTCCTAACTTGGAACAGAAGCGGCTTGATTTTGAGTTGGTGAAGGGGAAGAAAGGCAAGGATACGACGATTAAAACAGATGCGGGTGAATACGATCCAAATACCTTATCTACTTTAAGTAGAGCAGTTGGCAAATGCTGCAATTGTAATGCTGTTATCACAGAGCAAGAGATCAAACTTTATACATCTGTTAATAATTTTGGACATCAGCTATATGCAGTAGCTTATAAAAAAAACCAATCTGTATTAGAATTCCGAATTCCTGCTAATCTAGATTTTTACGGTCTTCAAAAAGCACAAGATTATTTAAATCAAACTTATGCTGAATTTATTATTAAGGGATTAATTCCCAATGAAGCGACCAGTACCGACTTGCACAATTCACCGGGCAATTATGACTATGGCTTACGAAAGTATGAAGACTTATTCAATTCCCGTCAGCTTCTAACGCTTGTCACCTATGTAGAAATTATCAACGAAGCTAAGGCGCTGCTACAGGCTGAGTACGAACCGGAGAAGGTAGAGGCGATAAGCACTTATTTGGCTTTAGTATTAGATAGATGTATAGACCATAATTCTCGATTATCAGGCTGGCATTCAAGCCGTGCAGTAGTTGATAGAGCATCTAAAACTCATGCTCTAAATTTAACCTGGAATTATCCAGAAATCAGTGGAACAGGAGAATTATGGAATTGGTGTGCTGATGCTTTTGTATCAGAATATAAAAGTCTCTGTGCTTTATTCGGTACAAAACCCCACTCAACGGGCTTACCCGGCATCGAAAAATACGACCCCAAAACCATTCTAATCAATGCCGCATCAGCCGATAGCCTCTACCATATTCCCGAGAATTCAGTCCATGCCATTATCACCGATCCGCCCTACTATTCCACAATTCCGTATGCGGATCTTTCCGATTTTTTCTATGTCTGGATGAAGCGCACATTAGGCGATATATTCCCCGATTTATTCTGGTCAGAACTTACTGAAAAAGCGAGAGAAGCTGTAGCGAATCCTTTTCGCTTCCGCAACATGGGCGCATCCCCCGACGAACTCGCCAAACAAGATTACGAAGCAAAAATGGCCCTAGCTTTTAGCGAATATTACCGAGTTTTGCGCGATGACGGCGTGATGACAGTCCAATTCAACCACAAAGAATCCGGCGCGTGGGACGTGCTCACAAAATCCCTCATCGATGCCGGTTTCGAGATTACCGCATCTTGGGCCGTCAGTACCGAAAACCCGCAAAACTTGCACCAAGCCCAGAAAAACTCCGTTTCTAGTACAGTGCTCCTCGTCTGTCGCAAACGCGACACCAACGCAGCCCAAGCTTGGTGGGATGATTTGCGCCCGGAAGTCGCCAATCTCGTCGAACAACGCGCCCCAGAATTTGAAGCCAACGACATCAAAGGAATCGACCTTTATTTAAGCGCCTTTGGCCCGGCGTTAAATGTGTTCAGCCGTTCCTATCCCATCCTCAACAGCAGCGGCGAAGAAGTGCGCCCGGAAGTTGCTTTTGCTGAAGCCAGAAAAGCCATTGCAAACTATCGCTTCCGCAAACTTGCACAAACCGATACCGCCGGATTTGACGCCCTGACGCAGTGGTATTTCCTCGCGTGGGATGCCTTCGGCGCTGTCGAGTTCCCCTTCGATGAAGCGCGACAACTCGCCCTCGCCGTCGGCGGTTTCAACGTTGTTGATTTAGCAAAAGTCTACAAATTAATTGACTCGACTAGCGGCACTTGCAAACTTTTGACACCGAAACAGCGGCTGAAAAAATCAGCTTTTTCCGTCAATCCGCAAGATTTTTCGATTACCTATTTAGTGGATGGATTGCACGCGATTATCGGTTTGTATCAGGAGGACGGAGATATTCAAATCGTGCGCGAGTTTATGAAGAAAACGGCTTTGACTGATAACGAGAATTTCATGCGGGCGATTGAGGTGGCGCTGAAAGTGATTCCGCGTATTGGGGATGAGAAGAAGCGGATACCGGAGGAGAAGGCTTTGTTGGATTTGTGGTTGGCGATGGATGAGATTAAGGCCAAGGTTGTTTATCAACAGATGGAAATTCCGTTTGAGGGACAGTTGAGTTTAGATTTGGGTTAG
- a CDS encoding DUF7680 family protein codes for MQEFQLRVLPLENNNFALELYQCAYKKAGEKKRPAAKKLGRLKGNALVLARQTIYATLKANNYDPKTLSQQRQTPYILSEESGVSLAILFQSLQPLSKTERIANIAEGIMAMSNEEAHYWFGKIANGNRSNALKALRILLGD; via the coding sequence ATGCAAGAATTTCAATTACGAGTTTTGCCTTTAGAAAATAACAACTTCGCATTAGAATTGTATCAATGTGCTTACAAGAAAGCGGGAGAGAAAAAACGTCCTGCTGCTAAAAAATTGGGTCGGCTAAAAGGAAATGCGCTGGTTTTGGCGAGACAGACAATTTATGCAACTCTCAAAGCCAATAATTACGACCCAAAAACTTTATCTCAGCAGCGACAAACGCCTTATATTTTATCAGAAGAATCGGGGGTGAGTTTGGCGATTTTATTTCAATCGCTGCAACCGCTATCGAAAACCGAACGAATTGCGAATATTGCCGAAGGGATTATGGCTATGAGTAATGAAGAGGCACATTATTGGTTTGGTAAAATTGCCAATGGCAATCGTTCAAATGCTTTGAAAGCTTTGCGAATTTTATTGGGAGATTAA